From one Aerosakkonema funiforme FACHB-1375 genomic stretch:
- a CDS encoding NAD(P)/FAD-dependent oxidoreductase: MKEILYLEVPTPDTTAVRAWLQDVFDPGWGEKASAPDGFRLRFPNTTSYVTTIPETSELCAFVWSVQRTTYLKVFRWANKPVPREKQILQRLITQIEIEFPHKYPEPPAIDLSERSIFDVLAPYYPQTVRYFQKMPNGEYDLNRVYWWEQRWREGVRNPQQPKQVVFSQSGRAGEGENASSSPTYDLIYVGGALGVIHAAVMAQLGYRVLLLERLPFGRMNREWNISRNEFQTAIDLGLFTQAEFENLIAREYVDGFSKFFDANNPPHLKAPVLHTPTVLNVGLDAEKLLRVCGEKLRAAGGDIWDETEFIRADIAEKQVVVSVKHLPTGTEKQASGRLLVDAMGTASPIAWQLNGGRAFDSVCPTVGAVLSGFEPGVWDADYGDVLYSHGDISRGRQLIWELFPAEGDDLTIYLFHYHEVNAKNPGSLLEMYEDFFTILPEYRRCDMDKLVWKKPTFGYIPGHFSVGSRDRTVAFDRLIAIGDAASLQSPLVFTGFGSLVRNLGRLTHLLDTALKHDLLSAKHLNQIRAYQSNISVTWLFSKGMMVPTGRHLPPQRINAMLNTFFGILAAEPKDVAEKFIKDKTDWLTFNKLALKAARINPALLLWIWELAGVKDMLRWLGSYLDFTLGALCGWLLGGWLPNWLAQQQPWLEKSFPSLWLWLLSQSYAFTAGMGRSKLRSFRISAYQNSRRSEQLTMKN; the protein is encoded by the coding sequence ATGAAAGAAATTCTATACTTGGAAGTTCCCACCCCGGATACGACAGCCGTCCGTGCTTGGTTACAAGACGTATTTGACCCAGGCTGGGGCGAAAAAGCGTCCGCCCCCGATGGCTTTCGCCTCAGATTTCCAAATACTACAAGCTATGTTACAACAATTCCAGAAACCTCTGAGCTTTGCGCTTTCGTCTGGTCGGTGCAGCGAACGACGTATTTAAAGGTCTTCCGGTGGGCAAATAAGCCAGTCCCCAGAGAAAAGCAAATCTTGCAACGGCTAATTACACAGATCGAAATCGAGTTTCCGCACAAATATCCAGAACCACCAGCGATCGATCTGTCTGAGCGATCGATTTTTGATGTGCTAGCCCCCTATTACCCCCAAACAGTTCGCTATTTCCAAAAAATGCCTAACGGGGAATACGATCTTAACCGCGTTTACTGGTGGGAGCAACGTTGGCGCGAAGGCGTTCGCAATCCCCAGCAGCCAAAGCAAGTTGTGTTTTCCCAGAGCGGGAGAGCGGGAGAGGGGGAGAATGCTTCTTCTTCACCAACTTACGATCTGATTTATGTGGGTGGAGCTTTGGGAGTTATTCATGCGGCGGTGATGGCGCAATTGGGCTACCGGGTGCTGCTGCTGGAACGGTTGCCTTTTGGACGGATGAATCGGGAATGGAATATTTCTCGCAATGAGTTTCAAACTGCGATCGATTTGGGTTTATTTACGCAAGCGGAGTTTGAAAATTTAATTGCGCGGGAGTATGTTGACGGTTTCAGCAAATTCTTCGACGCTAACAATCCCCCGCACTTAAAAGCGCCCGTACTGCATACGCCAACAGTATTAAATGTCGGTTTGGATGCGGAAAAACTGCTGCGGGTGTGTGGAGAAAAGTTAAGAGCGGCTGGGGGTGATATTTGGGATGAAACTGAGTTTATCAGGGCAGATATCGCAGAGAAGCAAGTTGTCGTGTCTGTGAAACACTTACCGACAGGGACTGAGAAACAAGCCAGCGGGCGTCTGCTAGTGGATGCGATGGGAACTGCTTCACCCATAGCTTGGCAGCTCAACGGCGGTCGCGCTTTTGACAGCGTTTGTCCTACGGTAGGAGCTGTATTGAGCGGATTTGAGCCGGGTGTGTGGGATGCAGACTATGGCGATGTGCTTTACAGTCACGGGGATATTTCGCGAGGGCGTCAGTTAATTTGGGAATTATTTCCAGCGGAAGGCGACGATCTCACCATTTATTTGTTTCACTATCATGAGGTGAATGCCAAAAATCCCGGTTCGTTGTTGGAGATGTACGAAGACTTTTTCACCATATTACCGGAGTATCGCCGCTGCGATATGGATAAGTTGGTTTGGAAAAAGCCGACGTTCGGTTATATACCGGGACATTTTAGCGTGGGAAGTCGCGATCGCACTGTCGCGTTCGATCGATTAATTGCGATCGGTGACGCCGCCTCTCTGCAATCTCCCCTCGTCTTCACCGGTTTTGGTTCTTTAGTTCGCAATCTGGGGCGTTTAACTCATCTTTTGGATACAGCTCTCAAACACGACCTTTTAAGCGCAAAGCATTTGAACCAAATTCGCGCTTATCAAAGCAATATTTCCGTGACTTGGTTATTTTCTAAAGGCATGATGGTTCCTACCGGAAGGCACTTGCCACCGCAGCGAATTAATGCTATGTTGAATACCTTTTTTGGTATTTTGGCAGCCGAACCTAAAGATGTGGCGGAGAAATTTATTAAAGATAAGACAGACTGGCTGACTTTTAATAAGCTCGCTCTCAAAGCCGCTAGGATCAATCCAGCTTTGCTGCTGTGGATATGGGAACTAGCAGGTGTCAAAGATATGTTGCGTTGGTTGGGAAGTTACCTCGACTTTACCTTGGGCGCTTTATGCGGTTGGTTGCTGGGCGGTTGGTTGCCAAACTGGTTGGCGCAGCAACAGCCTTGGTTAGAAAAAAGCTTTCCTAGCTTGTGGTTGTGGTTGCTTAGCCAAAGTTACGCCTTTACTGCGGGCATGGGGCGATCGAAACTTCGCAGTTTTCGTATTTCAGCATATCAAAATTCGCGACGAAGTGAGCAATTAACAATGAAAAATTAA